A stretch of Deltaproteobacteria bacterium DNA encodes these proteins:
- a CDS encoding prephenate dehydrogenase/arogenate dehydrogenase family protein: MDCSDDIRFDRVYLLGTGLIGGSLALDLHANGLAGTIVGSDDDPESLQMALDMGILDGHLPPTRENFRTCDLVILAIPVLNLVEILADGFDAGTLVTDVGSVKYPLVEAYLESIKHGADYDFVPGHPIAGDERSGPDSARRGLFRGARAIITPVAENDPNIAPVAAMWRGVGARVEIMDPEYHDSVFAWVSHLPHMVAYGIVDAVLEKDRSWVSLSGGGLRDYTRVAASSPRMWADIAVANKSLLLEALGGFRASIDKIYTAVESGDHDRLEETFRRIASVRREMK; encoded by the coding sequence ATGGACTGTTCCGATGATATCCGGTTCGACCGGGTTTACCTGCTGGGAACCGGCCTCATCGGAGGGTCGCTGGCGCTCGATCTGCATGCCAACGGCCTGGCGGGGACAATAGTCGGCAGCGATGATGACCCGGAATCGCTCCAAATGGCCCTCGATATGGGGATTCTGGACGGGCATCTTCCGCCGACCCGGGAAAACTTTCGGACATGCGATCTGGTTATCCTGGCCATCCCGGTCCTGAACCTTGTTGAGATACTGGCGGACGGCTTTGACGCCGGTACGCTGGTGACCGACGTGGGGAGTGTGAAGTACCCCCTGGTGGAGGCCTATCTGGAGTCGATAAAACACGGTGCGGACTATGACTTCGTGCCGGGGCACCCCATAGCGGGGGATGAGAGATCGGGACCTGATTCCGCCCGGCGGGGTCTGTTTCGCGGGGCGCGCGCGATAATTACACCCGTAGCGGAAAACGATCCCAATATTGCCCCTGTGGCGGCAATGTGGAGGGGAGTGGGAGCCAGAGTGGAAATCATGGATCCGGAATATCACGATTCTGTTTTTGCCTGGGTCAGTCACCTTCCCCATATGGTGGCCTACGGCATCGTTGATGCAGTTCTGGAGAAGGACCGCTCCTGGGTTTCCCTGTCCGGCGGCGGTTTGAGAGACTACACGCGGGTGGCCGCCAGCAGTCCCAGGATGTGGGCGGATATCGCGGTAGCAAACAAAAGCCTGCTGCTGGAGGCATTGGGTGGGTTTCGGGCGAGCATCGACAAAATCTACACAGCTGTCGAGTCCGGCGATCACGACAGGCTGGAGGAAACTTTTCGGCGGATCGCCTCTGTCAGGAGGGAGATGAAGTGA
- the aroF gene encoding 3-deoxy-7-phosphoheptulonate synthase, with the protein MIIVLKPGSTQADIDYVERKLKEKGLKVHLSRGEERTIIGAIGDERILREASLAAYPAVEKILPILKPFKLASRDFQNENSIIRVRGTAVGGEKIQIMAGPCSVEDHDGLLTVARAVKEAGGTFLRGGAFKPRSSPYSFQGLGEEGLKYLAEASRETGLLVVTELMDPRDADLVYRYADLIQIGARNMSNFSLLKEVGRFDKPVLLKRGLSATVKEFLMSAEYILDQGNMDVILCERGVRTFETETRNTLDLSAVPLIKSMSHLPIIVDPSHAVGRADLVPPMSLAAVAAGADGLIIEIHQKPEEALCDGTQSLRLSDFADLMVRIGEIAKVVGRQI; encoded by the coding sequence ATGATTATCGTACTTAAACCCGGATCAACTCAGGCCGACATAGATTATGTCGAGCGGAAGCTGAAGGAGAAAGGGCTGAAGGTCCATCTCTCCAGGGGTGAGGAGAGGACCATTATCGGCGCCATCGGCGATGAAAGGATTCTCAGGGAGGCGTCCCTGGCCGCCTATCCGGCCGTTGAGAAGATCCTCCCGATTCTCAAACCGTTCAAGCTGGCCAGCCGTGATTTTCAGAATGAAAATTCCATCATCCGGGTCCGTGGGACCGCGGTCGGAGGTGAGAAGATTCAGATCATGGCGGGGCCATGCAGTGTCGAGGACCATGACGGCCTGTTGACAGTGGCCAGGGCCGTCAAGGAGGCCGGCGGCACCTTCCTCCGGGGCGGCGCTTTCAAACCCCGATCGTCACCCTATTCATTTCAGGGTCTGGGGGAGGAAGGGCTCAAGTATCTCGCCGAGGCGAGCAGGGAGACCGGGCTGCTTGTCGTCACAGAGCTCATGGACCCCCGGGACGCCGACCTGGTTTACCGCTACGCCGATCTTATCCAGATCGGGGCCAGAAACATGTCCAACTTCTCTCTTCTAAAGGAGGTAGGCAGGTTTGACAAACCTGTACTTCTGAAAAGGGGGCTCTCGGCCACCGTCAAGGAATTTCTCATGTCGGCCGAATATATTCTCGACCAGGGAAACATGGACGTTATCCTCTGCGAGAGAGGGGTGCGGACCTTCGAGACCGAAACCAGAAACACCCTTGATCTTTCCGCCGTGCCCCTCATCAAATCCATGAGCCATCTGCCCATTATCGTGGATCCCAGCCATGCTGTGGGCCGGGCGGATCTTGTGCCCCCGATGTCATTGGCCGCGGTGGCTGCCGGTGCGGATGGGCTTATTATCGAGATCCACCAGAAGCCGGAAGAGGCACTCTGCGATGGTACTCAATCCCTCAGGCTGTCGGATTTTGCTGATCTCATGGTGAGGATAGGGGAAATCGCGAAGGTAGTGGGTAGACAAATTTAA
- a CDS encoding histidinol-phosphate transaminase translates to MKQLKYRTAYGSVENLVPYQTGKPIEELLREMGLERIIKLASNENPMGMSPLARKAVQEALNGINRYPDGSAYHLKGLLAEKHGVPGEMIVLGNGSNEILELLAQLLLCEGAETVYAWPAFIVYRLCTLAHGGRGVEVPLDTAMAHDLGAMAEAVTPDTRIVFVANPNNPTGSYVARPDVERFLDALPEDVVPVLDEAYFEYAMDRPDYPDGIELVKQGRSLVVTRTFSKAYGLAGLRVGYAVMPEELADLLNRVRQPFNVNSLGQAAAAAALGDQEFIREAVRLNRIEMERVSDGVRSLGLSAAPSAGNFLLVDLMDPKGETVYQALLKNGVIVRPMAGYGLPGHLRVTIGNPDENKYFLEKLTEIMERNEG, encoded by the coding sequence ATGAAACAGCTCAAATACCGCACGGCATACGGATCGGTGGAAAATCTGGTTCCCTACCAAACGGGAAAACCCATTGAAGAGCTTTTAAGGGAGATGGGCCTGGAGAGGATAATCAAGCTGGCCTCCAACGAGAACCCCATGGGGATGTCTCCCTTGGCGAGAAAGGCGGTTCAGGAGGCATTGAACGGCATCAATCGTTATCCAGACGGAAGCGCCTACCATCTGAAGGGGCTGTTGGCTGAAAAACATGGTGTGCCCGGTGAGATGATTGTTCTGGGAAACGGGTCCAACGAAATTCTCGAACTGCTTGCCCAGCTCCTCCTTTGTGAAGGTGCTGAAACGGTGTACGCCTGGCCTGCGTTTATCGTCTACCGACTTTGTACCCTTGCCCACGGGGGCAGGGGTGTTGAGGTGCCTCTTGACACCGCCATGGCGCACGATCTTGGGGCCATGGCCGAGGCGGTTACCCCGGATACCCGAATTGTCTTTGTCGCCAACCCCAACAACCCCACCGGTTCCTATGTAGCCCGACCCGATGTGGAGAGGTTTCTCGACGCATTGCCGGAGGATGTGGTGCCGGTCCTTGACGAGGCCTATTTCGAATATGCCATGGATCGGCCGGACTATCCCGACGGGATCGAACTTGTCAAACAGGGCCGGTCATTGGTTGTGACGAGGACCTTCTCCAAGGCCTATGGTCTGGCCGGGCTCAGGGTTGGATATGCGGTGATGCCCGAGGAGCTTGCAGACCTTCTTAACAGGGTTCGCCAACCCTTCAATGTCAACAGCTTGGGACAGGCGGCAGCTGCGGCTGCCCTTGGGGACCAGGAATTTATCAGGGAGGCCGTCAGGTTGAACAGGATTGAGATGGAGCGGGTTTCGGACGGTGTCCGTTCCCTTGGACTTTCGGCGGCGCCTTCGGCCGGTAACTTTCTGCTTGTCGATCTTATGGACCCAAAGGGGGAGACAGTCTATCAGGCACTGCTGAAAAATGGCGTTATCGTCCGTCCCATGGCGGGATACGGTCTTCCCGGCCACCTTCGAGTGACCATCGGCAACCCCGATGAAAACAAATATTTTCTGGAAAAATTAACGGAAATTATGGAAAGAAATGAGGGTTAG
- the pheA gene encoding prephenate dehydratase, whose translation MASRMDISYLGPQATFTHQAAWRAFGEGVEYIPAETIDDVFTAVQEGEAHRGVVPVENSNEGVVTSTMDLLVDSTLVITGEVILPIRLMLLSREKDIRGIVKVYSHPQPFAQCRHWLRKNLRGAAFVDARSTAEAAAFCLSQEGTAAVAGAMASQFYGIPTLVENIGDWEENLTRFLVFSTHPTASSGNDKTSLVFSIKDKVGALYEILRPFGEAGINLTKIESRPSKKKAWDYVFFIDLEGHKDDSAVRDALRKLEKMCMFMKVLGSYPKGTVEGK comes from the coding sequence GTGGCATCGCGTATGGATATTTCCTACCTGGGTCCCCAGGCCACGTTTACACATCAGGCGGCGTGGCGTGCGTTCGGGGAGGGTGTGGAATATATCCCGGCAGAGACTATTGACGATGTTTTCACCGCGGTCCAGGAGGGCGAAGCCCATCGGGGAGTGGTGCCTGTTGAGAACTCCAATGAGGGTGTGGTTACATCCACCATGGATCTCCTTGTGGACTCCACCCTCGTCATCACAGGCGAGGTCATATTACCCATTCGGCTGATGCTTCTGTCGCGGGAAAAAGATATCCGGGGGATTGTAAAGGTCTACTCCCATCCGCAGCCATTTGCCCAATGCAGGCACTGGCTGCGGAAAAACCTCAGGGGCGCAGCGTTTGTAGACGCCAGGAGCACAGCTGAGGCGGCGGCTTTCTGCCTTTCTCAGGAGGGAACCGCGGCTGTGGCCGGTGCGATGGCCTCGCAATTCTATGGAATCCCCACGCTTGTGGAGAATATCGGCGACTGGGAGGAGAACCTCACACGGTTCCTGGTGTTTTCAACCCATCCCACGGCATCATCAGGGAATGATAAAACCTCACTGGTTTTCTCCATCAAGGACAAGGTCGGGGCCCTCTATGAGATCCTCAGACCGTTCGGCGAAGCGGGGATCAACCTGACGAAAATCGAGTCGAGACCCTCAAAAAAGAAGGCGTGGGACTATGTCTTCTTCATCGATCTTGAGGGACACAAGGATGATTCGGCGGTGCGGGATGCCCTCCGTAAATTGGAGAAAATGTGCATGTTTATGAAGGTGTTGGGGTCTTATCCTAAAGGAACAGTTGAAGGTAAATGA
- a CDS encoding acetyl-CoA carboxylase carboxyltransferase subunit alpha has product MVEFYLDFEKPIVEMERRIEELRRMETGESGLDLTDDVERLEKKLDKLRDELYKKLNRWQRTLLARHPMRPYTLDFIELLVEDFIELHGDRVFGDDSSIVGGIGRFFGKSLMVIGHQKGRNTKQKVMRNFGMPHPEGYRKALRLMKLAERFQVPVLTLVDTPGAFPGIQAEERGQAEAIARNLIEMSDLTVPIVTVVTGEGGSGGALALAVANRVLMMENSTYSVISPEGCAAILWKNQAFAKDAAEAMKLTAQDSLSNGIIDEIVSEPVGGAHRDYAAAAEILGGFIKRHLDELSELGPAELVENRWARFRKIGVYKES; this is encoded by the coding sequence ATGGTTGAATTCTATCTGGATTTTGAAAAACCGATCGTGGAAATGGAAAGACGCATCGAGGAACTTCGCCGTATGGAAACGGGGGAGTCCGGGCTTGACCTGACCGACGATGTCGAAAGGCTTGAAAAGAAACTGGACAAGCTGAGGGACGAGCTTTATAAAAAACTGAACAGGTGGCAGCGAACCCTCCTCGCCAGGCATCCCATGAGGCCGTATACCCTTGATTTCATTGAGCTTTTAGTTGAAGACTTTATCGAACTGCATGGAGACCGTGTCTTTGGCGACGATTCATCCATCGTGGGTGGAATCGGTCGTTTTTTTGGTAAGTCCCTGATGGTGATCGGACATCAGAAGGGTAGGAACACCAAACAGAAGGTTATGAGAAACTTCGGCATGCCCCACCCCGAGGGTTACAGGAAGGCCCTGCGCCTGATGAAGCTGGCCGAACGTTTTCAGGTTCCCGTCCTGACCCTTGTGGACACCCCGGGAGCCTTCCCGGGCATTCAGGCGGAAGAAAGAGGCCAGGCTGAGGCTATAGCCCGGAACCTCATTGAGATGTCCGACCTTACCGTCCCGATTGTAACCGTGGTAACGGGTGAAGGGGGCAGTGGAGGCGCGCTTGCGTTGGCTGTGGCCAACAGGGTTCTCATGATGGAGAACAGCACCTATTCGGTTATATCACCGGAGGGGTGCGCCGCCATTCTCTGGAAGAACCAGGCTTTTGCCAAGGATGCCGCCGAGGCCATGAAACTCACCGCCCAGGACAGTCTCTCCAACGGGATAATTGATGAAATTGTGTCTGAACCGGTGGGTGGCGCCCATAGGGATTACGCCGCGGCGGCCGAGATACTTGGGGGATTCATTAAAAGACATCTTGATGAACTTTCGGAATTGGGACCCGCCGAGCTGGTTGAGAACCGTTGGGCGAGATTCCGTAAAATCGGGGTTTACAAGGAGTCATAA
- the dnaE gene encoding DNA polymerase III subunit alpha codes for MKRVEFVHLHVHTSFSLLDGACRISDLTKLAARMRFPALAITDHGGMFGVIDFYQSALSAGIKPIIGSEFYVAPGSRMDKKPAADGDNYYHIVLLARNLTGYHNLLKLSSSGFREGFYYKPRIDREILSEHSEGLIALSACLKGEVARRIVQGKEREAVETAAWYRDVFGDAYYLEIMRNGLEEQARANEGLARISADLGIPMVATNDIHYLQKEDRRMHDVLLCIQTAKTVNAEDRMRMDAHELYLKSADEMGVLFRDLPEALANTLEVAERCNLEIPLHRTQMPRFPVPEDRTPQSFLADTVRSGFERRMEGILAAAPSEKRESILERYQTRLGKEIETITAMGFSGYFLIVWDFIRFAKEKDVPVGPGRGSAAGSLVAYSLGITDIDPLRYGLLFERFLNPERVSMPDIDVDFCMDRRDEVIRYVTEKYGEDKVAQIITFGTMAARGAIRDVGRALDISYAEVDRIAKMIPDILKITISQAIEQEPQLREIMKKEKKIADLLDLAQKIEGLHRHASTHAAGVVISQDRLDEHVPLYRGTKGEAITQFTMKNLEEIGLVKFDFLGLRTLTLLDHALKLVNRRLEREGRPSLAFEDLSLEDPKTYELLSSANTDGVFQLESSGMRDLLNKMKPGTFEDLVALVALYRPGPLGSGMVTDFINRKRGRQSITYEVPELKEILEETYGVLVYQEQVMQIASTLAGYSLGEADILRRAMGKKKHEEMEKQRTRFQEGCKKRDISSAKANRIFDTMEYFAGYGFNKSHSAAYALISFRTAHLKAHYPMEFMAALLTSEMDNTDKVTQHIGVCKEMGISLLPPDINESEIPFTVVDGGIRFGLGAVKNVGVAALEEILGQRDRAGEFFSLEDFCGRVDLHKVNRRVIESLIKSGAFDGFSGHRARNIAGLDQAIERGQKEQRDRINGQINMFGGAMGIDDGLSLPDVEPWTEHLRLTFEKESLGFYISGHPLEKYMRELERYVTFDLGKLGEMGDGQEVRVAGVKQSIKEINTKKGDRMAFLTLEDLHGSAELVIFSDVFKEYSSIIASDKPILVEGVTDSDGEKPKIRVQKMSFLEDYREKVTNVVQINLTTLGLTREDLSSLKAVLARHSGQCKVKLKLAIPTKAEAVICADDSLRVGSSDRMVREVEDLLGSGTVTFE; via the coding sequence ATGAAACGGGTTGAATTCGTACACCTCCACGTTCACACCTCCTTCAGTCTCTTAGACGGTGCCTGCCGCATTTCTGATCTTACGAAGCTTGCGGCCCGGATGCGCTTCCCTGCGCTGGCTATTACGGACCACGGGGGCATGTTCGGCGTTATCGATTTTTACCAGAGCGCATTATCCGCCGGAATAAAGCCCATTATCGGTAGTGAATTCTATGTGGCGCCGGGAAGCAGAATGGACAAGAAACCGGCTGCCGATGGTGACAACTACTATCACATCGTCCTCCTGGCCCGGAACCTGACTGGATACCACAACCTCCTTAAACTGTCCTCCTCAGGTTTCAGGGAGGGGTTTTACTATAAGCCCCGCATAGACAGGGAGATACTAAGCGAACACAGCGAAGGCCTTATCGCGCTTTCGGCGTGCCTTAAGGGGGAGGTTGCCAGGCGCATCGTCCAGGGTAAGGAGAGGGAAGCGGTGGAAACCGCCGCGTGGTACCGGGACGTATTCGGTGACGCCTATTATCTGGAGATAATGCGGAACGGGCTCGAGGAGCAGGCCCGCGCCAATGAGGGGCTGGCAAGGATTTCAGCGGATCTTGGAATACCCATGGTCGCCACCAACGATATTCATTATCTCCAGAAAGAGGACCGGCGCATGCACGACGTCCTCCTGTGCATCCAGACGGCGAAGACCGTCAACGCCGAGGACAGAATGCGCATGGACGCCCACGAACTGTACCTGAAATCCGCTGATGAGATGGGTGTTCTTTTTCGGGACCTTCCCGAGGCCCTTGCCAATACCCTTGAGGTGGCGGAACGGTGCAACCTCGAGATTCCTCTCCACAGGACCCAGATGCCCCGGTTCCCGGTGCCCGAGGACCGAACCCCGCAATCCTTTCTCGCCGACACGGTCAGGTCGGGTTTCGAGCGGCGCATGGAGGGCATTCTCGCCGCGGCGCCGTCTGAGAAAAGGGAGTCGATTCTCGAGCGCTACCAGACGAGGCTGGGCAAGGAAATCGAAACAATTACCGCCATGGGTTTTTCCGGGTATTTCCTTATTGTCTGGGATTTCATCAGGTTCGCAAAGGAGAAGGATGTGCCTGTGGGACCCGGCCGCGGGTCGGCAGCCGGGTCCCTGGTTGCATATTCCCTTGGTATCACCGACATTGACCCGCTGCGTTATGGTCTTCTCTTCGAGAGGTTTCTCAACCCTGAGCGGGTCAGCATGCCGGATATCGACGTCGATTTCTGTATGGACCGGCGGGACGAGGTCATACGTTACGTTACCGAAAAATATGGGGAAGACAAGGTAGCACAGATCATCACCTTTGGCACCATGGCGGCGAGGGGGGCCATCCGGGACGTCGGGAGGGCGCTGGACATCAGCTACGCCGAGGTCGACCGGATTGCCAAAATGATCCCGGATATCCTCAAGATTACGATCAGCCAGGCAATCGAACAGGAACCCCAGCTCCGTGAAATCATGAAGAAGGAAAAGAAAATCGCCGATCTGCTTGATCTGGCGCAGAAAATAGAGGGTCTTCATCGCCATGCCTCCACCCACGCGGCAGGCGTTGTCATCAGCCAGGACAGGTTGGATGAGCACGTTCCTCTTTACAGGGGAACAAAGGGCGAGGCGATTACCCAGTTTACCATGAAGAACCTCGAGGAGATTGGATTGGTCAAGTTCGATTTCCTCGGCCTCCGGACCCTTACTCTCCTTGACCACGCGTTGAAGCTGGTTAACCGCAGGCTTGAACGCGAGGGCAGGCCTTCTCTCGCCTTCGAAGACCTGAGCCTGGAGGACCCCAAGACCTACGAGCTTCTATCTTCGGCCAACACGGATGGGGTTTTTCAGCTTGAGAGCTCAGGCATGAGGGATCTCCTCAACAAGATGAAACCGGGGACCTTCGAAGATCTTGTGGCCCTGGTTGCTCTGTACAGGCCCGGGCCTCTTGGAAGCGGGATGGTCACCGACTTCATCAACCGAAAAAGAGGGCGGCAGTCAATAACCTATGAAGTGCCCGAACTGAAGGAGATCCTTGAGGAGACCTACGGTGTTCTCGTTTACCAGGAGCAGGTGATGCAGATCGCCAGCACCCTGGCGGGATATTCCCTTGGCGAAGCCGATATCCTGAGACGCGCCATGGGCAAGAAAAAACACGAGGAGATGGAGAAGCAGAGGACCCGTTTCCAGGAAGGGTGCAAAAAGAGGGATATTTCGTCCGCCAAAGCAAACAGGATTTTCGACACCATGGAATATTTTGCCGGATATGGCTTCAACAAATCGCACAGTGCGGCCTATGCCCTCATCTCCTTCCGTACGGCTCATCTCAAGGCCCATTATCCAATGGAGTTTATGGCCGCCCTTCTCACAAGCGAGATGGACAACACGGACAAGGTAACGCAGCATATCGGTGTCTGCAAGGAGATGGGGATCAGCCTTCTTCCCCCTGATATCAATGAATCCGAGATCCCCTTCACCGTCGTCGACGGCGGGATTCGATTCGGGCTGGGAGCAGTCAAAAACGTGGGGGTGGCGGCCTTGGAGGAAATCCTGGGGCAGAGGGACCGGGCTGGAGAGTTTTTTTCCCTTGAAGATTTCTGCGGCAGGGTCGATCTTCACAAGGTTAACAGGAGAGTGATTGAAAGCCTGATCAAGTCCGGTGCTTTCGATGGGTTTTCAGGCCATCGGGCCCGTAACATCGCGGGGCTCGATCAGGCCATTGAGAGGGGCCAGAAGGAGCAGCGGGACAGGATCAACGGGCAGATCAATATGTTCGGTGGGGCGATGGGAATCGACGATGGACTGTCCCTGCCGGATGTAGAACCGTGGACCGAACATCTGAGGCTCACCTTCGAGAAGGAGAGCCTGGGGTTCTACATCTCCGGTCATCCACTGGAAAAATATATGCGGGAGCTTGAACGGTATGTTACGTTTGATCTTGGCAAGCTCGGTGAAATGGGCGACGGCCAGGAGGTCAGGGTCGCGGGGGTTAAACAGAGCATCAAGGAGATTAATACCAAAAAGGGTGACAGAATGGCGTTCCTGACCCTGGAGGATCTTCACGGCAGCGCCGAGCTGGTGATATTTTCGGATGTTTTCAAGGAGTACTCCTCTATCATAGCATCCGACAAACCGATTCTGGTTGAAGGGGTCACCGACTCTGACGGCGAGAAACCCAAGATAAGGGTTCAGAAGATGAGTTTTCTTGAGGACTACAGGGAAAAAGTGACGAACGTCGTGCAGATCAACCTGACGACTTTAGGGCTGACCAGGGAGGATTTATCCTCACTCAAGGCTGTTCTTGCAAGGCATTCCGGGCAATGTAAAGTCAAACTGAAACTGGCCATCCCAACCAAGGCCGAGGCGGTTATATGTGCCGATGATTCCCTCCGTGTAGGGTCCTCGGACCGGATGGTTCGAGAGGTGGAGGATCTTCTCGGAAGCGGAACGGTGACGTTCGAGTAA
- the guaA gene encoding glutamine-hydrolyzing GMP synthase, with protein sequence MDLHEEKILILDFGSQYTQLIARRVRELKVYCEILPCTAGMEKIRDFEPGGIILSGGPSSILDEGAPLVPVELFDLNVPFLGVCYGMQLITHLLGGKVGKAHHREYGPALLQIDDSEDLFAGFETGAEDRIKVWMSHGDRIESAPPGFVPIAHTTNSPVAAMKDRASRIFSVQFHPEVVHTPRGKDILENFLFRICGLRPLWTAHSYIENTVDQIKREVGDHGRVLCALSGGVDSSVVAVLVHRAIGNRLTCVFVDNGLLRKGEVEGVRSVFSDHLHIPLVVLDAGKHFLKKLSGVHEPEKKRKIIGNEFIRLFEVEAAKIGNVKYLAQGTLYPDVIESVSFKGPSATIKSHHNVGGLPEVMNLTLIEPLRELFKDEVREVGRELGVPDAILKRHPFPGPGLAIRIVGEVTGERLFILGEADAVVREEILASGLHDSIWQAFAVLLPVKTVGVMGDERTYENVLAVRAVSSLDGMTADWVHLPYDLMGRISNRIINEVRGVNRVVYDISSKPPATIEWE encoded by the coding sequence ATGGATCTGCATGAAGAAAAGATACTGATCCTCGATTTCGGAAGCCAGTACACCCAGCTTATCGCGCGCAGGGTCCGGGAACTGAAGGTGTACTGTGAGATCCTGCCCTGTACTGCAGGCATGGAGAAGATCCGGGACTTCGAGCCCGGGGGCATTATTCTGTCCGGGGGACCTTCCAGTATCCTGGACGAGGGTGCCCCCCTTGTTCCCGTGGAGCTGTTCGATCTGAATGTTCCGTTCCTGGGTGTCTGCTACGGTATGCAGCTCATTACACACCTTCTCGGGGGAAAGGTCGGGAAAGCCCATCACCGTGAATATGGCCCCGCTCTTCTCCAGATCGATGACAGCGAGGATCTGTTTGCGGGTTTTGAGACGGGCGCCGAGGACCGCATAAAGGTCTGGATGAGTCACGGTGACCGTATCGAGTCGGCGCCACCCGGTTTTGTCCCCATCGCGCACACAACAAATTCACCCGTGGCTGCCATGAAGGACCGCGCTTCCAGGATTTTTTCGGTCCAGTTTCACCCCGAAGTTGTGCACACCCCCAGGGGGAAAGATATACTTGAGAACTTTCTGTTCCGGATCTGCGGTCTGCGGCCCCTGTGGACCGCTCACTCCTACATTGAAAACACCGTCGACCAGATAAAAAGGGAGGTGGGAGACCACGGAAGGGTTCTCTGCGCTCTTTCCGGCGGGGTAGATTCCTCCGTTGTGGCCGTGCTGGTTCACAGGGCCATCGGCAACCGGCTGACCTGCGTTTTTGTGGATAACGGTCTTCTGCGAAAGGGTGAGGTCGAGGGGGTCCGTTCCGTTTTCTCCGATCACCTTCACATCCCCCTTGTTGTTCTCGATGCCGGAAAACATTTTTTGAAGAAACTTTCGGGTGTCCATGAACCCGAGAAAAAGAGAAAAATCATCGGGAACGAGTTTATCCGACTTTTTGAGGTAGAAGCTGCGAAGATCGGAAACGTGAAGTACCTGGCCCAGGGGACCCTCTATCCTGACGTCATCGAGAGCGTTTCATTCAAGGGGCCTTCGGCCACCATTAAAAGCCATCACAACGTCGGAGGGCTCCCGGAGGTAATGAATCTTACGTTGATCGAACCCCTCCGGGAACTTTTCAAGGATGAGGTTCGGGAGGTCGGCAGGGAACTTGGGGTTCCTGATGCGATTCTCAAAAGGCACCCGTTTCCCGGTCCCGGCCTGGCGATCAGGATTGTCGGTGAGGTAACCGGAGAGCGGCTGTTCATCCTCGGGGAGGCTGACGCTGTAGTCAGGGAGGAAATCCTCGCTTCGGGTCTGCACGATTCCATCTGGCAGGCATTCGCCGTCCTCCTTCCAGTCAAGACAGTGGGCGTCATGGGTGATGAGAGAACATACGAGAATGTCCTTGCGGTAAGGGCCGTTTCCAGCCTTGACGGCATGACAGCGGACTGGGTACACCTTCCCTATGACCTCATGGGCCGAATCTCCAACAGAATCATTAACGAGGTCCGTGGAGTAAATCGGGTTGTCTACGACATAAGTTCCAAACCTCCGGCCACCATTGAGTGGGAATAA